From a single Clostridium isatidis genomic region:
- a CDS encoding Asp-tRNA(Asn)/Glu-tRNA(Gln) amidotransferase subunit GatC, with protein MKITIDEIKKISSCAKLIFKEDELEKMTRDFEKILNNFDTNDSLNLEDINLDNFDRVNSEFRKDEIEVFKDKKKLFRNTKSMREENIEVPKLIE; from the coding sequence ATGAAGATAACAATAGATGAAATTAAAAAAATATCAAGTTGTGCAAAATTAATCTTTAAGGAAGATGAACTTGAAAAAATGACTAGGGATTTTGAAAAGATATTAAATAATTTTGATACAAATGATAGTTTAAATTTAGAAGATATAAATTTAGATAATTTTGATAGAGTTAATAGTGAATTTAGAAAAGATGAAATAGAAGTCTTTAAGGATAAGAAGAAGCTCTTTAGAAATACAAAATCTATGAGAGAAGAAAATATTGAAGTTCCAAAGCTTATAGAGTAA
- a CDS encoding ArsR/SmtB family transcription factor — MSKNLTPIEKCNCDIIHEDVVKDVRGKMPEEETLYDLAELFKVFGDSTRIKILCALFEAEMCVCDIAALLDMTQSAISHQLRVLKQAKLVKNRRDGKVVYYSLDDDHVKSIFDQGLNHINEK; from the coding sequence GTGAGTAAAAATTTGACACCTATTGAAAAGTGTAATTGTGATATAATTCATGAGGATGTTGTTAAAGATGTAAGAGGAAAAATGCCGGAGGAAGAAACTCTTTATGATTTAGCTGAATTATTTAAAGTATTTGGAGATTCAACTAGAATTAAAATATTATGTGCCTTATTTGAAGCTGAGATGTGTGTTTGTGATATTGCAGCCCTATTGGATATGACACAGTCAGCAATTTCGCATCAGCTAAGAGTTTTAAAGCAAGCTAAATTAGTAAAGAATAGAAGAGATGGTAAGGTAGTATATTATTCTTTAGATGACGACCATGTAAAGAGTATATTTGACCAAGGGTTAAATCATATAAATGAAAAGTAA
- the gatB gene encoding Asp-tRNA(Asn)/Glu-tRNA(Gln) amidotransferase subunit GatB, translating into MKYETIVGLEIHAELKTKTKIFCSCSTKFGSRPNENTCPVCLGLPGTLPVVNEEVINLAVKAGIALKCKINQISKMDRKNYFYPDLPKAYQISQFNLPICKDGYIEINSKEKIKKVRLNRIHIEEDAGKLIHSENEAYSLIDYNRAGIPLIEIVTEPDLRSAEEAVAFLKALKEILEYCDISDCKMEEGSLRCDVNISLREKGSSKLNTKVEIKNLNSFKELQRAIEQEEERQRKLYALGEGHKIIQETRRFDSSKGETVSMRTKEDINDYRYFKEPDLLPILIRNEIIEKAKESIPELPNEKRERFKNIYKLNEKEIEIIVGDRSLAKYYEELVNKGVNAKIASNWLLSDISRLINENKLTIDKFPVRPDRMSKLLKFVESGKINNSAAKEVLEEMVNNLSDENPEEIIKKRGLIQENSVEKIKPIVEKVLKENEKVVEEYKNGKKQVKGFLVGMIIKATEKKANPRVINEILDEILM; encoded by the coding sequence ATGAAATATGAAACTATAGTTGGTCTTGAAATTCATGCGGAGCTTAAAACAAAAACAAAAATTTTTTGTAGCTGCTCAACAAAATTTGGTTCAAGACCAAACGAAAATACTTGTCCAGTGTGTTTAGGCCTTCCAGGAACTTTACCTGTAGTAAATGAAGAAGTAATTAATTTAGCAGTAAAAGCAGGAATAGCTTTAAAATGTAAAATAAATCAAATAAGTAAAATGGATAGGAAAAATTATTTTTATCCAGATTTACCTAAGGCTTATCAAATTTCTCAGTTTAATCTGCCTATATGCAAAGATGGTTATATAGAAATAAACAGTAAGGAGAAAATAAAGAAAGTAAGATTAAATAGAATTCATATAGAAGAAGATGCTGGTAAGTTAATTCATTCAGAAAATGAAGCTTATAGTTTAATAGATTATAATAGGGCAGGAATTCCTTTAATTGAAATAGTTACTGAGCCGGACTTAAGATCTGCTGAAGAAGCTGTGGCCTTTTTAAAAGCCTTAAAGGAAATTTTAGAGTATTGTGATATATCAGATTGTAAAATGGAGGAAGGATCTTTAAGGTGTGATGTGAATATTTCTTTAAGGGAAAAAGGTAGTAGTAAATTAAATACTAAGGTAGAAATAAAAAACTTAAATTCCTTTAAGGAGCTTCAAAGAGCAATAGAGCAGGAAGAGGAAAGACAAAGAAAATTATATGCTTTAGGAGAAGGCCATAAGATAATTCAAGAAACTAGAAGATTTGATAGCTCTAAGGGAGAAACTGTATCTATGAGAACTAAGGAAGACATAAATGATTATAGATACTTTAAGGAACCAGACCTTCTGCCTATCCTTATAAGGAATGAAATTATAGAAAAAGCCAAAGAAAGTATTCCTGAATTACCTAATGAAAAGAGGGAAAGATTTAAAAATATCTATAAATTAAATGAAAAGGAAATAGAAATTATAGTTGGAGATAGGAGTCTTGCTAAGTATTATGAAGAGTTAGTTAATAAAGGAGTTAATGCTAAAATAGCATCAAATTGGCTGCTTTCAGATATCTCAAGATTAATAAATGAAAATAAGCTTACTATAGATAAATTTCCAGTAAGGCCAGATAGAATGTCTAAGCTTCTTAAATTTGTTGAAAGCGGAAAAATAAATAATAGTGCTGCAAAAGAAGTATTAGAAGAAATGGTAAATAATTTATCGGATGAAAATCCAGAAGAAATAATTAAGAAAAGGGGATTAATTCAAGAAAATTCTGTTGAAAAAATTAAACCTATTGTGGAAAAAGTCTTAAAGGAAAATGAAAAGGTAGTTGAAGAATATAAAAATGGAAAGAAACAGGTTAAAGGCTTTTTAGTAGGAATGATAATAAAGGCTACAGAAAAAAAGGCAAATCCAAGGGTAATAAATGAAATTTTAGATGAAATTCTAATGTAA
- a CDS encoding alpha/beta fold hydrolase, which translates to MGYYVMAEPNVKIYVEDINPDGDKTILFLHGWPGDHTLFEYQFNELPKRGYRCIGIDTRGFGMSDKPWHGYDYNRLADDVKAVVDVLKLRDFTLAGHSTGGAMAIRYMSRHNGYGVSKLVLIAAAAPSLVKRPDFEHGVDEEVVLNIIRGTYSDRPRMLRDFGNRFFFQHTSEAFSDWFFQIGLKAASWATAAVANTWLKEVLFSDLEKIEVPTLIIQGIHDKIVPYCLSEAQNKAIKNSRLVQFKYSGHGTFYDEKDNFNKVLMEFVEE; encoded by the coding sequence GTGGGATATTATGTAATGGCAGAACCAAATGTAAAGATCTATGTAGAGGATATTAATCCTGATGGAGATAAAACCATTCTATTTTTACATGGCTGGCCTGGTGACCATACTTTATTTGAGTATCAATTTAATGAACTTCCTAAAAGGGGCTATAGGTGCATAGGAATAGATACAAGGGGGTTTGGTATGTCTGATAAGCCTTGGCATGGCTATGATTATAACAGATTAGCAGATGATGTTAAGGCTGTTGTTGATGTACTAAAGTTAAGAGATTTTACTCTAGCAGGTCATTCTACTGGCGGAGCAATGGCTATAAGGTATATGAGTCGTCATAATGGCTATGGAGTATCAAAACTTGTACTTATTGCAGCAGCAGCACCTAGCCTTGTTAAACGTCCTGACTTTGAGCATGGAGTAGATGAGGAAGTAGTACTAAATATCATTAGAGGTACCTATAGTGATAGGCCGCGAATGTTAAGAGATTTTGGTAATAGGTTTTTCTTCCAGCATACAAGTGAAGCCTTTTCTGATTGGTTTTTTCAAATAGGCTTAAAGGCAGCAAGTTGGGCTACAGCAGCAGTTGCTAATACATGGTTAAAAGAAGTTTTATTCTCTGATTTAGAAAAAATAGAAGTTCCTACATTAATTATTCAGGGTATTCATGACAAGATAGTTCCATACTGTTTAAGTGAAGCACAGAATAAAGCAATAAAAAATTCAAGACTTGTACAATTTAAATATAGTGGACATGGAACTTTCTATGATGAAAAGGATAATTTCAATAAAGTTTTAATGGAGTTTGTTGAAGAATAG
- a CDS encoding PH domain-containing protein has product MEEYKKLSPKAKTSWFIARIISTLSLFIITITSYFFFKNKISSSFLKISLIISAVLLILLLLNALIYPWYEYKQWKYMISEDDIRFSEGIFFTKNFIIPIIRLQEIRLNQGPINKKLNLYDVIISTSNISHKIPNLEESEALKISEFLSKKIKEKVNKEILEEINSKENIINLNETGE; this is encoded by the coding sequence ATGGAAGAATATAAAAAACTTAGTCCCAAAGCAAAAACTTCTTGGTTTATTGCCAGAATAATTTCCACTTTAAGCCTTTTTATTATTACAATAACTTCTTATTTTTTCTTTAAAAACAAAATATCTTCCTCTTTTTTAAAAATAAGTTTAATTATATCTGCTGTATTATTAATTTTATTACTTCTTAATGCTCTTATCTACCCTTGGTATGAATACAAGCAATGGAAGTATATGATTAGTGAAGATGATATTAGATTTTCTGAAGGTATATTTTTTACTAAAAATTTTATAATTCCTATTATAAGATTGCAGGAAATTAGGCTAAATCAAGGCCCTATAAATAAGAAGTTAAATCTATATGATGTTATTATAAGTACCTCTAATATATCTCATAAAATTCCTAACTTAGAAGAAAGTGAAGCTTTAAAAATATCAGAGTTTTTATCAAAGAAAATAAAAGAAAAGGTTAATAAGGAAATTTTAGAAGAGATAAACTCCAAAGAAAATATCATTAACTTAAATGAAACAGGTGAATAA
- a CDS encoding PadR family transcriptional regulator, producing MEKNKEEQLLEGLIQELRRGTIVLAVLSQLKSPQYGYSLIVLMKEKGLDLEANTLYPLLRRLEKQGILESLWDTDGTKPRKYYKLSVLGETVYLKLCEAWKDINNVVNNLIEN from the coding sequence ATGGAAAAAAATAAGGAAGAACAGTTATTGGAAGGTTTAATTCAAGAACTTAGAAGAGGAACCATAGTACTAGCTGTTTTAAGTCAATTAAAATCTCCGCAGTACGGTTATTCACTAATAGTTTTAATGAAAGAAAAGGGATTAGATCTAGAAGCAAATACCTTATATCCACTATTAAGAAGACTTGAGAAACAGGGGATATTAGAAAGCCTTTGGGATACAGATGGAACTAAACCAAGAAAATATTACAAGTTAAGTGTCCTAGGGGAAACTGTATATTTAAAGCTATGTGAAGCTTGGAAAGATATAAATAATGTTGTTAATAATTTGATTGAGAATTAG
- the gatA gene encoding Asp-tRNA(Asn)/Glu-tRNA(Gln) amidotransferase subunit GatA: MEIEKLTALEIREGIIRGDFSCEELVKKLYKRIKVVDKDINAYLTLCEERALEDARKVDEKVKNKKILGKLAGVPIAIKDNICTDEIKTTCASKMLEDFIPPYNASVIKKLKEEDAIIIGKTNMDEFSMGGSTENSAFKITKNPHDLERVPGGSSGGSAAAVASGIAVLSLGSDTGGSIRQPAAFCGVIGLKPTYGLVSRFGLVSFASSLDQIGPITKSVKDCALCLDVIAGYDPKDNTSSKSQETISYLEGIDAGVRGMKLALPEELLSQDINVEIKNAIEESAKKFKELGAEVEYIPLSVFNRGLSSYYIISSAEASSNLGRYDGIRYGYRTKEFKDVYELMVKSRSEAFGEEVKRRIMFGTLVLSSSYYEDYYKKALKFRENLSREFKKVFEGYDLILSPVTLDFPSKIGEKKSNSLEMNFGDVYTSNVNLAGLPAISIPCGKSTNGLPIGIQIIGDHFSERKILRAAEAFLGGAKV, encoded by the coding sequence GTGGAAATAGAAAAATTAACTGCGCTTGAGATAAGAGAAGGAATAATAAGGGGAGACTTTAGTTGTGAAGAACTAGTTAAAAAATTATATAAGAGAATAAAGGTAGTAGATAAGGATATCAATGCCTATTTGACTTTATGTGAAGAAAGGGCCCTTGAAGATGCTAGAAAAGTAGATGAAAAAGTTAAAAATAAAAAAATTTTAGGAAAGCTGGCAGGAGTACCTATAGCTATAAAAGATAATATATGTACAGATGAAATTAAAACAACTTGTGCTTCAAAAATGTTGGAAGATTTTATTCCTCCTTATAATGCAAGTGTTATAAAAAAATTAAAAGAAGAAGATGCAATAATAATAGGAAAAACAAATATGGATGAATTTTCAATGGGGGGGTCTACAGAAAATTCCGCCTTTAAGATAACAAAGAATCCTCATGATTTAGAGAGAGTTCCAGGAGGTTCTTCAGGGGGATCAGCTGCAGCAGTTGCATCAGGAATTGCAGTATTAAGCTTAGGGTCAGATACTGGAGGTTCTATAAGACAGCCAGCAGCCTTTTGTGGGGTTATAGGCTTAAAACCGACTTATGGATTAGTTTCAAGGTTTGGCCTTGTATCTTTTGCTTCTTCCTTAGATCAAATAGGACCAATTACAAAAAGCGTAAAAGACTGTGCTTTATGTTTAGATGTTATTGCAGGTTATGATCCTAAAGATAATACCAGCTCTAAAAGTCAGGAAACAATTAGTTATTTAGAAGGAATAGATGCAGGAGTAAGGGGAATGAAATTAGCCCTTCCAGAAGAATTATTAAGTCAAGATATAAATGTTGAAATAAAAAATGCCATAGAAGAAAGTGCTAAAAAGTTTAAGGAATTAGGGGCAGAGGTAGAATACATACCATTATCAGTTTTTAATAGGGGACTTTCATCCTATTATATTATTTCTTCAGCAGAAGCAAGCTCTAATTTAGGAAGATATGATGGAATAAGATATGGTTATAGAACTAAAGAATTTAAAGATGTCTATGAACTTATGGTGAAGAGTAGAAGTGAAGCCTTTGGAGAGGAAGTAAAAAGAAGAATAATGTTTGGTACTCTTGTTCTTTCTTCAAGTTACTATGAAGATTATTATAAAAAGGCCTTAAAGTTTAGGGAAAATTTAAGCAGGGAATTTAAAAAGGTTTTTGAAGGATATGATTTAATATTAAGTCCAGTTACTTTAGATTTTCCTTCTAAAATAGGAGAGAAAAAATCAAATTCATTAGAGATGAATTTTGGAGATGTCTATACGAGTAATGTTAATTTAGCAGGTTTGCCAGCAATTTCAATACCTTGTGGTAAGAGTACTAATGGCTTGCCTATTGGAATTCAAATAATAGGAGATCATTTTAGTGAAAGAAAAATATTAAGAGCAGCAGAAGCATTTTTGGGAGGTGCTAAAGTATGA
- a CDS encoding NAD-dependent protein deacylase: MNYKKLYEIIDNSNNIVFFGGAGVSTESGIPDFRSAKGIFNEKLNKNFSPEEIVSHSFFYRNPEEFFKFYKEKLIYREAEPNNAHYALAKLEEMGKLKGVITQNIDGLHQMAGSKKVLELHGSIHRNYCTSCREFYDLEGFLDLEGPIPKCKKCGAIVKPDVVLYEEGLDDNIINESIKLISSCDTLIIGGTSLVVYPAAGFVRYFRGKNLILINKSKTQFDSEADIVIHDSIGKVLSEVMADLTNNK, translated from the coding sequence ATGAATTATAAAAAATTATATGAAATAATAGATAATAGTAATAATATTGTATTCTTTGGAGGGGCTGGAGTTAGTACTGAATCTGGTATTCCTGACTTCAGAAGTGCAAAAGGTATTTTTAATGAAAAATTAAATAAAAATTTTTCTCCAGAAGAAATAGTTTCCCATAGCTTCTTTTATAGAAATCCTGAAGAGTTTTTTAAATTTTACAAGGAAAAATTAATTTATAGAGAGGCAGAACCAAATAATGCACATTATGCTTTAGCAAAACTAGAAGAAATGGGAAAGCTTAAAGGAGTTATTACCCAGAATATTGATGGTCTTCATCAGATGGCTGGAAGCAAAAAAGTATTAGAACTTCATGGATCAATTCATAGAAATTACTGTACATCATGCAGGGAATTCTATGACTTAGAGGGATTTTTAGACCTAGAAGGCCCTATTCCAAAATGTAAGAAATGTGGGGCTATAGTTAAACCAGATGTTGTTTTATACGAAGAAGGCCTTGATGATAATATAATTAATGAAAGCATTAAATTAATCTCAAGCTGCGATACTTTAATTATTGGAGGAACTTCCCTTGTTGTATATCCAGCAGCTGGATTTGTTAGATACTTTAGAGGTAAGAATTTAATTTTAATCAACAAATCTAAAACTCAATTTGACAGCGAAGCTGATATAGTAATACATGATTCTATTGGTAAAGTTCTTTCAGAAGTTATGGCAGACTTAACAAATAACAAGTAA
- a CDS encoding cation transporter, with amino-acid sequence MKKKFRLEGLECANCAAKMEAAINKLDGVKEATVNFMTTKLVIEAEDEKMPEIIKAAEKIIRDLEPDTVMKKA; translated from the coding sequence ATGAAAAAGAAATTTAGATTGGAAGGTTTAGAATGTGCAAATTGTGCAGCAAAAATGGAAGCTGCTATTAATAAGCTTGATGGAGTAAAGGAAGCCACAGTTAATTTTATGACAACTAAGCTTGTAATTGAAGCTGAAGATGAAAAAATGCCTGAAATAATAAAAGCTGCAGAGAAAATAATCAGAGATCTTGAACCAGATACTGTTATGAAAAAGGCTTAA
- a CDS encoding sporulation protein Cse60, giving the protein MKQIKIFTDSSYNFLMDEVNEFLKENSEKVVDIKFSSSGNGDAYSTLYSVMIIIEEE; this is encoded by the coding sequence TTGAAGCAAATAAAAATTTTTACAGATTCAAGTTATAATTTTTTAATGGATGAGGTTAATGAATTTTTAAAGGAGAATTCAGAAAAGGTCGTTGATATAAAATTTAGTTCATCTGGAAATGGAGATGCATATTCAACTTTATATTCAGTAATGATTATTATTGAGGAAGAGTAA
- a CDS encoding heavy metal translocating P-type ATPase codes for MKKRLRKIIIAAILYIFAAVINLNNEWLNFALYLITYIIVGGDVLKKAFKNIGKGKVFDESFLMGLATIGAFLIGEYPEGVAVMLFYQIGEYFQSYAVNKSRKSIADLMDIRPDYANVKRGEELIKVDPDEVEVGDIIVIKAGERVPLDGKVIDGNSMVDTSALTGESVPREIGVGSEILSGCININGVITVEVTKEYDESTVSKILDLVENASSKKSNSEKFITKFAKYYTPIVVIVAVLLAFVPALLIKGASFSDWLYRALSFLVVSCPCALVISIPLTFFGGIGGASKRGVLVKGSNYLEALAETEIVVFDKTGTLTKGVFNVQEIHSEGISKDELLELTVHAESYSNHPISQSLKRAYAKEIDNSIISDIEEIPGHGVTALVNGKRVAAGNIKLMKKMNIPYYEGEVIGTVVHVAVDDKYAGYIVISDEIKEDSVKAIKELKASNIKETIMLTGDSKSVAVKVAKDLGLDKVYSELLPGDKVDKLEELFSKKSEKGKLAFVGDGINDAPVLARADIGIAMGALGSDAAIEAADIVIMTDEPSKIATAIRISKKTKNIAYQNIAFAIGIKVLVLILSAFGLATMWAAIFADVGVTILAILNSFRALNVKKL; via the coding sequence TTGAAAAAGCGACTTAGGAAAATAATAATAGCTGCTATCTTATATATATTTGCAGCAGTTATAAATTTAAATAATGAATGGTTAAATTTTGCTTTGTATTTAATAACCTATATTATTGTAGGTGGAGATGTTCTTAAAAAAGCTTTTAAAAATATTGGAAAAGGAAAGGTTTTTGATGAAAGTTTCTTAATGGGGCTTGCTACTATAGGGGCCTTTCTAATTGGAGAATATCCTGAAGGTGTTGCAGTTATGCTTTTCTACCAAATTGGTGAATATTTTCAAAGCTATGCTGTTAATAAATCAAGAAAGTCAATTGCAGACCTTATGGATATAAGACCTGACTATGCAAATGTAAAAAGAGGAGAAGAACTTATAAAAGTAGATCCAGATGAAGTAGAAGTTGGAGATATTATTGTAATTAAGGCAGGAGAAAGAGTTCCTCTTGATGGAAAGGTCATTGATGGAAATTCAATGGTTGATACATCAGCCCTTACTGGAGAATCTGTTCCTCGTGAAATAGGAGTAGGAAGTGAAATATTAAGCGGATGCATTAATATAAATGGAGTTATTACAGTAGAAGTTACAAAGGAATATGATGAATCTACAGTTAGTAAGATTCTTGATTTAGTTGAAAATGCAAGCAGCAAAAAGTCTAATTCAGAAAAATTTATAACTAAATTCGCAAAATATTATACACCAATAGTTGTAATTGTTGCAGTTCTTTTAGCTTTTGTACCAGCTCTTCTTATTAAGGGTGCAAGTTTTTCAGATTGGTTATATAGGGCTTTATCCTTTTTAGTAGTATCCTGTCCTTGTGCTTTAGTAATATCTATTCCATTAACCTTCTTTGGTGGAATAGGAGGGGCTTCAAAAAGAGGTGTTTTAGTTAAGGGAAGTAACTATTTAGAGGCATTAGCAGAAACAGAAATAGTAGTCTTTGATAAAACAGGAACCTTAACTAAAGGGGTATTTAATGTTCAGGAAATACATTCAGAAGGAATATCGAAAGATGAGCTATTAGAATTGACTGTTCATGCAGAAAGTTATTCTAACCATCCTATATCACAATCATTAAAAAGAGCTTATGCTAAAGAAATAGATAATAGTATTATTTCTGATATTGAAGAAATACCAGGTCATGGTGTTACTGCTTTAGTTAATGGAAAAAGGGTTGCAGCTGGAAATATTAAGCTTATGAAAAAAATGAATATTCCTTATTATGAAGGAGAAGTAATTGGAACTGTTGTACATGTTGCAGTTGATGATAAATATGCTGGATACATTGTTATTTCGGATGAAATTAAGGAAGATTCAGTTAAAGCAATTAAAGAATTAAAGGCATCTAATATTAAAGAAACAATAATGTTAACTGGAGACAGTAAAAGTGTCGCAGTAAAGGTTGCTAAGGATCTTGGATTAGATAAGGTATATTCAGAATTATTACCAGGAGATAAGGTTGATAAGTTAGAAGAGTTATTCTCAAAAAAATCTGAAAAGGGTAAATTAGCTTTTGTTGGGGATGGAATTAATGATGCTCCAGTATTAGCCAGGGCAGATATTGGAATAGCAATGGGGGCTTTAGGTTCAGATGCAGCAATAGAAGCAGCAGATATAGTAATAATGACAGATGAACCATCTAAAATTGCTACTGCTATAAGGATTTCTAAGAAGACTAAAAATATAGCATATCAAAATATAGCTTTTGCAATTGGAATAAAGGTATTAGTTCTTATATTAAGTGCCTTTGGACTAGCTACAATGTGGGCAGCAATTTTTGCAGATGTAGGAGTAACAATTTTGGCAATATTAAATTCTTTTAGAGCATTAAATGTTAAGAAGTTATAA
- a CDS encoding PH domain-containing protein, whose product MNRIRNSKVFIIKDALKTLKNTFFIFLATLIDMEFYDLLIILAILSVILIKSFIVWKNYYISILEDRFIIDQGAFYKKKTEIFYDKIHTMDVKKDLFCRLFDVVELKIDNGSTELGKAEISIILGEDKINNFVEVVESRKNNTNIIDNINEPLKDDKKPKDTNYQIRKITTKELILSALLRPNLGTLIIVSTFFFNIGEILETFNSNIFIQLESIFNKYMAQLELWTAILLGTIAILIFNFILDIIISLIRYSSFTLSANKENIKISYGFITLKEYTIPINKIKAVILKQSFFQKLFGYYRVEIRNMGYGDEKNEIAILFPICDKAFIEETLFRLLPSFKFEEKELNLKEGKEFNKISIIYSFIIMLAIALISLLVFSIFKLIEFKISLMIFLALILLSLIVCFITYMQYKRYKLIINKNTIVYCKDLINKNIFIIPTKSIEYINLKQGPIKKKYKHYSLYLDLGIGLARGSLIAIENIKKDFADKIDAVIYKG is encoded by the coding sequence ATGAATAGAATTAGAAATTCTAAAGTCTTTATAATAAAAGATGCCTTAAAAACTTTAAAAAATACTTTCTTTATTTTCCTAGCAACACTGATTGATATGGAATTTTATGATCTATTAATTATTTTAGCTATTTTAAGTGTCATACTAATTAAGAGCTTTATTGTATGGAAAAACTATTATATTTCTATTTTAGAAGATAGATTTATAATTGACCAGGGAGCTTTTTATAAGAAAAAAACAGAAATTTTTTATGATAAAATTCATACTATGGATGTCAAAAAAGATCTTTTTTGCAGGCTTTTTGATGTTGTCGAACTCAAAATAGATAATGGAAGTACAGAACTAGGTAAGGCTGAAATATCTATTATACTGGGCGAAGATAAGATAAATAATTTTGTAGAAGTAGTTGAAAGCAGAAAAAATAATACTAATATAATTGATAATATCAATGAACCATTGAAAGATGATAAAAAGCCTAAGGACACTAATTATCAAATAAGAAAAATAACAACTAAGGAGCTTATATTAAGTGCTCTTCTAAGACCTAATCTAGGAACCTTAATAATCGTAAGCACTTTCTTCTTTAATATAGGCGAAATATTAGAAACCTTTAATTCTAATATCTTTATTCAGCTTGAAAGCATATTTAATAAATACATGGCTCAATTAGAATTATGGACTGCTATTTTATTGGGTACTATTGCTATACTGATTTTTAATTTTATTCTAGATATTATAATTTCCTTAATAAGATATAGCAGTTTTACTCTTAGTGCCAACAAAGAAAATATAAAAATATCCTATGGCTTTATCACCTTAAAAGAATACACAATACCAATAAATAAGATTAAAGCTGTTATTTTAAAACAAAGTTTTTTTCAAAAGCTTTTTGGTTATTATAGGGTTGAAATTAGAAACATGGGCTATGGGGATGAAAAAAATGAAATAGCTATTTTATTTCCTATATGCGATAAAGCTTTTATAGAGGAAACATTATTTAGACTTCTTCCTAGCTTTAAGTTTGAGGAAAAAGAATTAAATTTAAAAGAAGGAAAGGAATTTAATAAAATTTCAATAATCTATAGTTTTATTATAATGTTAGCAATTGCCTTAATATCTTTATTAGTCTTCTCTATATTTAAACTTATTGAATTTAAAATTTCCTTAATGATATTCTTAGCTTTAATATTATTATCTTTAATAGTTTGTTTTATTACTTATATGCAATATAAGAGATATAAACTTATTATTAATAAAAATACTATTGTTTATTGTAAGGATTTAATAAATAAAAATATATTTATCATTCCAACTAAATCTATTGAATATATAAATCTAAAACAAGGACCTATAAAGAAAAAATACAAACATTATTCCCTTTACCTTGATTTAGGTATAGGCTTAGCAAGAGGAAGCCTAATTGCTATTGAAAATATTAAAAAAGATTTTGCAGATAAAATTGATGCAGTAATTTATAAAGGCTAA